A stretch of DNA from Microlunatus capsulatus:
CGCTTCACGGCTGGGGAGCGGGGTCCGCGAGGACCGCGGACGGCGACATCGGGGGACTTTCGACATGCAGGCACGGACGGCGCGCGGCTGGCGCGCCCTCGGCGGGACGGCCGTGGCGGCCGCCCTCGCCGTCGCGACGCTGACCACCCCGGCGGGTGCCGCCGTCCCCGCCTCGGTGCCCCCGGTCCTGGAGCGCAGCGCCGCCGCCGTGACCGCCGACGGCCTGCCCACCGTGCAGGTCGACGGCGTCGTCTGGACCCAGGTCGTCATCGGCAGCACCGTCTACGCGGCCGGCGACTTCGGCAAGGCCCGCCCGGCCGGCGCCGCCCCGGGGACCTCGACGACCACCCGCAAGAACCTGCTCGCCTACAGCCTGACCACCGGCAAGCTGAGCACCACCTTCAAGCCGGGCGCGCTCAACGGCCAGGTCAAGGCGCTGGCCGTCTCCAGCGACGGGAAGACCGTCTTCGCCGGCGGCGACTTCACCCAGGTCGGGACGAAGAAGCGGCTGCGGTTCGCCGCGTTCGACGCGAGGACCGGCGCCCTGCGCGCGGCCGCCCCGGCCTTCAACACCCGGGTCAACGCGCTCGCCGTCGTCGGCGCCAACGTCTACGTCGGCGGCTGGTTCACCCGCGTCGGCACCACGCTGCGCACCCGCGTCGCGGCGGTGAACGGCAGCACCGGCAAGCTGACCGGCTGGGCGCCGAAGCCCTCCGGGGCGGTCAACGCCCTGGTCGCCACCCCGGACCGCAAGCGCGTCGTCATCGGCGGCGGGTTCGACAAGATCGGCAGCACCCGGGCCCTCGGCATGGGCGCCGTCGACGCGACGAGCGGCAAGGTCGGGGCCTGGAAGATCAACACCGTGGTCAAGGACTACGGCAGCAAGGCCTCCATCCTCAGCCTGACCGCCGACGCGGACACCGTCTACGGCACCGGCTACGCCTACGGCGGCGGCAACTTCGAGGGCGCCTTCGCCGCGAACCCGGCCGACGGCTCGGTCCGCTGGCTGCAGGACTGCCACGGCGACAGCTACGGGGTCGCCCCGGTCGGCGGCGTCGTCTACGTCGTCGGGCACGCCCACACCTGCCAGAACATCGGCGGCTTCCCCGAGGCGAAGCCGCGGCTGTACCGGCGGGCCGTGGCGCTGACCAAGACCGCGCGCGGCACCGTGGCCACCAACGCCCAGGTCGGCTCCAACTACGGCAACTTCGCGGGCCAGCCCGCCCCGTCGCTGGTCAGCTGGTTCCCGGAGCTGACGCCGGGCACCTTCACCGGCAAGACCCAGGCGGCCTGGAACGTGGTCGGGACCACGATCTACGTCGCCGCCGCGGGGGAGTTCACCGCCGTCAACGGCAAACCCCAGCAGGGCCTGGTCCGCTTCGCCGTGCCCTCGGCGGTGCCGGCCCGGACCCAGGGACCGCTGCTCACCGACGCCAGCACCGCGCCGCAGCTGCGGGTCGAGGCCGGGGCGGTGGTCGTCGACGCCGTCACCAACGCCGACCGCGACCAGCGCTCCCTCACCTACGACGTCGTCCGCCGCGACCGGCTCGCCGACGGCACCTTCGGCCCCGCGACGGTCGTGGGCGCGCCCCGCAAGGCCGTCTCCGACTTCTGGGCGCGCGCCCCGCTGACCTGGACCGACGCCACCGTCGAGCCCGGCCACGACTACCGCTACCAGGTGCGCGCGGTGGACGCCGACAAGAACCGGGTGACCAGCCCGGCGACCGACGTCACGACCCCGGTGCCGCCGTCCAGCACGACCACCGAGGAGGGCTGAGCGCAGCCCCGCCGGGTGCGGCCCGGTCGTCTACCGTGGGCACCATGGACGACGACCACTCCACCAAGGGCGCCTACGTGACGACGGGCAGCGAGTTCACCCGCGACACGAACTACATCGCGACCCGGATCACCCGCGACGGCCGCGACGGCTACCCCGTCGAGGCGGGCCGCTACCGGCTCGTCGCCGCCCGCGCCTGCCCCTGGGCCAACCGGACGCTGATCGTGCGGCGGCTGCTGGGGCTCGAGGACGCCATCTCCCTCGGGCTCTGCGGCCCGACGCACGACAAGCGCAGCTGGACCTTCGACCTCGACGAGGGCGGCCGCGACCCGGTGCTGGGCTACGAGCGGCTGCAGGAGGCCTACTTCGCCCGCTTCCCCGACTACGAGCGCGGGATCACGGTGCCGGCGGTCGTCGACGTCCCGACCGGCCAGGTGGTGACGAACAACTACCCGCAGATCACCCTCGACCTCTCCACGGAGTGGACCGAGTTCCACCGCGACGGCGCCCCGGAGCTCTACCCCGAGCGGCACCGCGACGAGATCGACGAGGTCGCGAAGCGGGTGTTCACCGAGGTCAACAACGGCGTCTACCGCTGCGGGTTCGCCGGCTCCCAGGAGGCCTACGACAAGGCCTACGACCGGCTCTTCACCGCTCTGGACTGGCTGGAGGAGCGGCTGTCGGGTCAGCGCTACCTGGTGGGCGACACCATCACCGAGGCCGACGTCCGGCTGTTCACCACCCTCGCCCGCTTCGACCCCGTCTACCACGGCCACTTCAAGTGCAACCGGCAGAAGCTCAGCGAGTTCTCGGCGCTCTGGGGCTACGCGCGCGACCTGTTCCAGACCCCGGGCTTCGGCGACACGACCGACTTCGTGCAGATCAAGCAGCACTACTACGTCGTCCACGTCGACATCAACCCGACGCAGATCGTGCCGAAGGGCCCCGACCTGTCCGGCTGGCTGACCGCGCACGGGCGCGAGCAGCTCGGCGGCCGCCCGTTCGGCGACGGCACACCGCCGCCCCCGCCGCGGCCCGCCGAGGTCGTGCCGGCCGGGCACGGCGCCGGGGCCGCCTGAGCACGGGGCCGCGGCCCGCCCGCCCGGTCCGGGGTCAGGCCGGCGGCGGCCCCAGGTACACCTGCAGGTGCAGGTCGGGATGGCCCTCGACCGCCAGGGTCAGCGGCTCCAGCCGCCGCCAGCCGGCCGCCTCGTAGAGCCCGACCGGGCCCGCGTCCTCGGGCAGCACGTCCAGCACGGGCCGGCGGCCGTCGGCGTGCGCCTGCGCCGTCACCCGCGCCAGCAGCGCCCGGCCGACCCCGCGCCGTCGGGCGCCGGGGGAGACCAGCAGCCGGGCCACCACCGCCAGCCGGTCGGGCGGCAGCCCCGTCGCCCGCCGGGCGGCGGGCAGGGTCGGGTCGCCCGCCGCGGCGTGCAGGCCGACGTGGCCGAGCACGGTGCCGTCGTCGTCCTCGGCCACCCAGGCCGCCTCCTCGGCGGCGCCGCGCAGGAAGGCCGCCGGGTCGTCGCGCCAGTAGCGCGGGTAGCCGTCGGCCTCGTGGGTGCGGCGCATCAGCGCGACGCAGGCGACGACGTCGGCCTCGGTCCGGGGGCGGATCAGCACCCGGCCGACGCTACCGGGCGCCGGCCGGCCGCAACGCCGGCGAAACAATCCCTCGGTACGGTGACCGCTACCGCAGCCCACCGGCGACCGCGAAGGGGAGGACGACGTGAACCTGGCTCCGTCGGACGTCGAGAAGCTGCTGCAGGCCGTCGCCGGGATGGTCGCGCGCGACCGTCTCGCCCGCGGCGTCAAGCTCAACTACCCGGAGTCGGTCGCCCTGCTCAGCACCTGGGTCGTCGAGCGGGCGCGGGACGGCGCGGGCGTCGAGGAGCTGATGAGCGCGGGCCGCGAGGTTCTGGGCCGCGACGCCGTGATGCCCGGGGTGGCCGAGATGGTCACCGACGTCCAGGTCGAGGCGACGTTCCCCGACGGCCGCAAGCTCGTCACCCTGCACAGCCCCATCCAGTAGACCGACCCAGCAGCGACCCGAGGAGCAGGCATGGCGGGAACCAGCGGCGACGGCCCCGGCGCGGTCCGCGTCCGGCCCGGCACCATCGAGCTCAACGCCGACCGCGGCCCGGACGAGCGCGGTGAGCTGACGTTCACCAACACCGCCGACCGACCCATCCAGATCGGCTCGCACGTCCACCTGCCCGACGTGAACAGCGGCCTGGACTTCGACCGCGCCGCCGCCGCGGGCTTCCGGCTCGACATCGCCGCCGGGACCTCGGTGCGCTTCGAGCCCGGTGCCTCCCGCACCGTCGGCGTCGTCGCCCTGCGCGGGCGGCGGCTGGTGCCCGGCCTCCAGCGGCGCGGTGCCGGCCGACCCGGTCCGGCCGGGGCGGAGGCCTGAGGTGGCCTTCCTCGACCGCGCCGACTACGCGGCCCTGTACGGCCCCACCACCGGCGACCAGATCCGCCTCGGCGACACCGACCTGTGGGTCGAGGTCGAGCAGGACCTCACCGCGGGCGGGGAGGAGTCGGTGTTCGGCGGCGGCAAGTCGATCCGCGAGTCGGGCAACCAGTCGCTGCTGACCTCGGCCGAGGGCGCCCTCGACACCGTCATCACCAACGTCGTCGTCCTCGACCACTGGGGTGTGGTGCGCGCCGACGTCGGCATCCGGGCCGGCCGGATCGTCGGCCTGGGCCGCAGCGGCAACCCCGACATCGCCGACGGCGTGCACCCGGACCTGGTGATCGGGCCGGGCACGGACGTCATCTCGGGCGAGGGCCGGATCCTCACCGCCGGCGGCTTCGACTCCCACGTCCACTTCCTGTCCCCGTCCCAGGTCGAGGAGGCGCTGGCCGCCGGCCTGACCACCCTCGGCGGCGGCGGCACCGGGCCGTCGGAGGGCTCCAAGGCCACCACCGTCACCCCCGGGGCCTGGCACCTGCGGCAGGCCCACCGGGCGCTCGACGGCTTCCCGGTCAACCTGCTGCTGCTGGGCAAGGGCAACACCGTCGCCCCCGGGGCGTTCGCGGAGCAGGCCCTGGCGGGCGCGGCGGGCTACAAGGTGCACGAGGACTGGGGCTCCACCCCGGCCGCCATCGACGCGGCGCTGCGCGGGGCGCAAGAGTGGGGGCTGCAGGTGGCGCTGCACGCCGACTCCCTCAACGAGTCCGGCTTCGTCGCCGACACCGTCGCGGCCATCGACGGCCGCAGCATCGCCGCCTTCCACGTCGAGGGCGCGGGCGGCGGGCACGCGCCCGACATCCTCACCATCGCCGGCCTGCCGCACGTGCTGCCCGGCTCCACCAACCCGACGCTCCCGCACACCGTCAACACGGTGGCCGAGCACCTCGACATGCTCATGGTCTGCCACCACCTGAACCCGGCGGTCCCCGAGGACCTGGCCTTCGCCGAGTCGCGGATCAGGGCCACCACCATCGCCGCCGAGGACCACCTGCACGACCTCGGCGCCATCTCGATCACCTCCTCCGACGCCCAGGCCATGGGCCGGATCGGCGAGGTCATCACCCGCACCTGGCAGGTGGCGCACGTCATGAAGCACGTGCGCGGCGCGCTGTCCGGCGGTCTGCCGGCGGACAACTTCCGGGCCCGGCGCTACGTGGCCAAGTACACGATCAACCCGGCCGTCGCGCACGGCGTCGACCACGAGATCGGGTCGGTCGAGGTGGGCAAGCTGGCCGACCTCGTGCTGTGGGACCCGCGGTTCTTCGGCCACCGGCCGAGCCTGGTCATCAAGGGGGGCGGCATCGTCGTCGCGGCCCTCGGCGACCCCAACGCCTCCATCCCCACCCCGCAGCCGGTGCTCATGCGCCCGGCGCTGTACCACGCGAGCGGCGCCTCCCGGTCGCAGACCTACGTCGCCCCCGCCGCGCTGGAGGACGGGCTGGCCGACCGGCTCGGGCTGCAGCACGAGCTGGTCGCGGTCCGGTCCACCCGCGACGTCGGCAAGGCCGCCATGGTCCTCAACGACGCGCTGCCCTCGATCGTCATCGACCCGGAGACGCACCGCATCGAGGTCGACGGCGACGAGATCCGGCCCGCCCCGGCGACCACGCTGCCGCTCGCCCAGCTGTACGCGATGTTCTGATGGGCGCGCGCCCGTGACGGCTCCCTACCTCAGCCTGCTGCTGGCCGACGGCCGGCTGCCGACGGGTGCCCACACCCAGTCCGGCGGGGTCGAGCCCGCTTTCCAGGCCGGCATGCCGCTGGCCGCGGTGCCCGACTACCTCACCGTCCGGCTGCGCACCGTGACGGAGGTGGAGGCGGCGACGGCGGTGCTGGCCCGCCGCACCTGGGCCGACGGCGGTCCCGACCGGGTGGCCGCGCTCGTCGCCCTCGACGTGGCCTGGCGGGCGCGGACGCCGTCCGACGTGCTCCGTGACGCCGCGGACCTGCTGGGCCGCAGCCACCTGCGGCTGGCCGCCGCCGTCTGGGACCTGGCGCCGCTGGTCGAGGCCCGGCGGCTCTGGTGCCGGGCCGTCGTCGTCGGGGTGACCGCGGCCGCGGCCGGCCTGTCCGCCGCCGAGACCGCCCGCCTGGTGGCCTTCGACGACGTCCAGACGGTGCTGGCGGCCGCGCTCAAGCTCGCGCCCTTCGACCCCGCCCACGGGGTGGCCTGGGCCGTCCGCGCCCAGCCCGAGGTGGAGCGGCTCGTCGAGCGGGTCGCCGACCTCCTCTCACCCGCCGACCTCCCGGCCCCGACCGCCCCGCTGCTCGAGCAGTGGGGACAGCAGCACCGCGACAGCGAAAGGCGGCTCTTCCGTGCCTGACCCCCGACCCTCCTCCGTCCCCGGCGCCCTGCACGGCCCCGGCCCCCGCGCCCTCCGGCTGGGCGTCGCCGGGCCGGTCGGCACCGGCAAGAGCTCGCTCATCGCCATGGTCTGCCGCGAGCTGGGCCGCGAGCTCAGCCTGGCCGTGGTCACCAACGACATCTACACCGACGAGGACGCCCGCTTCCTGCGCTCGGCCGGCGTGCTCGACCCGGAGCGGATCCGCGCCGTCGAGACCGGCGCCTGCCCGCACACGGCCATCCGCGACGACGTCAGCCAGAACCTGCTGGCCGTCGAGGACCTCGAGCGGGACTTCGCGCCCGTCGACGTCGTCCTCGTCGAGTCGGGCGGCGACAACCTCACCGCCACGTTCAGCCCGGCGCTGGTCGACGCCCAGTTCTTCGTCCTCGACGTGGCCGGCGGCGGCGACGTGGCGCGCAAGGGCGGCCCGGGCATCGCGCGGGCCGACGTCCTGGTGGTCAACAAGACCGACCTGGCCCCCTACGTCGGGGTGGACGTCGAGCAGATGGTGCACGACGCCGAGCACGCCCGCGACGGCCGCACGGTGATCGCCCTCTCCCGGGCCGACGCCGCGTCGGTGGCGCGGCTGCGGGGCTGGGTGCTGGAGACCCTCGAGCGCTTCCGCGCGGGCACCCTGGTGCCCAGCGACCCGGGGCCGATGGCGCCGCACGTCCACGCCGAGGAGCAGGGCCCGCACAGCCACGCCGACGGCCCGGTCCACACCCACTGATGCTGCTGCCGTCCGCGCCGGTCGCCCGCGCCGCCCCGACGGTGGTGCAGGTGAGGCGCGAGCGCGGCCGGCTGCGGACGGTGCTGCGGGGCGGCCTGCTGCGGCCGCAGCGGCTGCACGGGCCGCCCGACCGCTGCCGGGTGGGGCTGCTGGCCTCGACGGCGCTGCTGCTCGGCGGCGACGTCGTCGAGCTCGAGGTCGACGTCGGCCCGGGCGTGACCCTGGACCTGGTCGACGTCGCCGGCACGGTGGCCTACGACGGCCGCGGCGAGCCGGCGGGCTGGCGGGTCGAGGTCCGGGTGGCCGACGGCGGTCGGCTGCGGTGGGCGGGGGAGCCCTTCGTCGTCGCGGACGGCGCCGACGTCAGCCGGGCCCTGCTGCTGGACGTCGCCGACGGCGGCCGGGCCCTGCTCCGGGAGACCCTTGTGCTGGGCCGGACCGGCCAGCTCGGCGGGCGGCTGCGCAGCGCGACCACGGCCCGCCGCGGTGGCCGTCCGGTGCTCGTGGAGGACACCGTGCTCGACCCGGCCACGCACCGGCGGCTGCCGGGCATGCTCGGCGACCTGCGGGTGCTGGACAGCCTGCTGGCGGTGGGCGAGGAGCTGCCGGACGCGCCCGCGGGTCCGACGGGCCACCGGCCCAGCCGGTTCGCCCTCGTCGAGCCGGGCTGCTGGCTGGGCCGTGCCCTGCTGCCCGACCTCGCGTCCTCGCCGCTGCACCGCTGGTGGGCCGCGGCGACCGCCTAGCCCTGGTCGGCGGGCGTCTCGGCGGCCGACGCCGTCGGCGCGGGCTCGGGGGTGCTGCTCGCGCTGGGCGCCGGGGACTCGGGGGTCGGCGCCGCCGAGGACGGCGCGGGCGTCGTCGGGGCCGGGGTGGCCGCGGGCGTGCTGCTCGGGGCGGGCGTCGGCTGCTCCGACGGCTCGGCGCTGGCGCTCGGCGTCGGGGACGGCGCCTCGTCCGAGGGCGACGCGGACGGGCTCGCGGCGGGCTGCGGGTCGCGGCGCTGCGGCTCGGCGACCTGGCTGATGGTGGTGCCCTCCCCGCCCGAGAGCGCGTTCCCGGTGGCGAGCTCGACCCCGGTGAGGACCGCCCCCGCCAGCGCGAAGGCCGCCACCGCGGCGACCAGGACGTTCGTCCAGGACAGCCGCGGGCGGCGGCCGACCGGCGCGCCGGCCTCCTGCACCGGCGCGCTGGGCTGCGCCGGCGCCGCGGCCGGCGTCGTCGGCTCGCGGTCCTCGACCGTCTCGACGGCCGCCGGCACCGCGGACCCGCCGACCCGGCCCTGGAAGACCGTCCGCACGTGGTGCTGGGTGGTCCGCAGGGAGGCGGAGTAGACGCTGCTGGCCACGGCGGCGACGACGCTTGCCACCGCGGCGCCCACGACGGTGCCGGCCACGCTGAGCCGGGAGCCGAGGTAGGCGGCGGTCATGGCGGCCAGGGCCCCGGCCAGCACCTGCGTCGCCGACAGCTCGATCTTCGGCTTCGCCGGCTCCTCGGCGGCGTCACGGGGTGCGGGGTCCTGCGGGGGTCGGGTGTCGGTGCTCAACTGTCCTCAGCTCGTCTCGGGCGCGGTGGCGTGCGGCCGCCTCGGGCGGCTCGCGTCCATCCCTGCCCAACGCGGCACGTCGGCCGATCGTTGTCGTCCCCGGCCAGAAGTGAGCAAACCCACAGCGGTCCGGATCACGGTGCGCGCTGAGGCGGGGGAGCCCCTGAGCACGACAGCGCCCCCGGTCCGTGGGACCGGGGGCGCTGCGTCTGGTGCTACTGGTGGGTGACGTTCTGCTGCGTCCCCGAGGTGATCGAGTGGTGGCCGTTGTCGTTCCCGTTGCCGTCGTGGCCGTCGGTCAGCGCGTGGTCGTCGTCGTGGCCGTGGTGCGCCGCCTCCTCCAGCTCGGCCCGCGTCGGCTTGCGCAGGTCGTCGATGAAGTAGAACCGGGTGGCCCGGCGACGGAGCTGCTCGATCCGCATCTCCTTCGCCTTGACGTCGCCGTCCTGGGCCGGGAGCAGCGCGGGGAGCTGCTTGTGCTGGGTGAGGGTGTAGGCCTCGCCCTCCGAGATCGGCGCGTGCCGCTCGGAGTAGGAGCCGGACGGGTCCCGCTCGATGATGCCGGTCTCGGCACCGTGCAGCAGCCGGTCCTGGTCGGCCCGCTGGAGGCCGATGCAGATCCGCTTGGTGATGAGGAAGGCGAGCACCGGGGCGACGAAGACCGCGACCCGCAGGAAGTAGGTCACCGCGTTGAGCGAGACCCGGAACTGGGTGGCGACCAGGTCGTTGCCACCGCCGATCCAGAGCATCCCGTAGCAGGTCATCGCGGCGACGCCGAAGGCCGTGCGCGTCGGGGCGTTGCGGGGGCGGTCGGCGATGTGGTGCTCCGACTTGTCCTTGGTGACCCACTGCTCGATGAAGGGGTAGACCGCCATCAGGCCGAAGAACAGGCCCATCAGGCCCAGGCCCGGGATGGCCACGTTCCAGGACCAGGTGGTCCCGCCGATGTGCCACTCCCAGTTCGGCATGATCCGGATGCCGCCCTCGACGAAGCCCATGTACCAGTCGGGCTGCGAGCCGGCCGTGACCTCGGCGGGGTTGTAGGGCCCATAGGTCCACAGCGGGTTGATCTGCATCAGCCCGCCCATCAGGGTCAGGACGCCGAAGACGATGAAGAAGAAGCCACCGGCCTTGGCGGCGTACACCGGGAAGACCGGGTAGCCGACGACGTTGCCCTCGTTGCGGCCCGGGCCGGGGAACTGGGTGTGCTTGTGGTAGACGACCAGCGCCAGGTGCGCGGCGATCAGACCGAGGATGATCGCGGGCAGCAGCAGCACGTGGACGATGTAGAGCCGCGAGACGATCAGGCTGCCCGGGAACTCCCCGCCGAAGATGAAGAACTCGGCCCAGGTGCCGATGAGCGGGATGGAGCGGACCAGCCCGTCGACGAACCGGAGGCCGGTGCCCGAGAGCAGGTCGTCCGGCAGGGAGTAGCCGGCGAAGCCCTCGATGAGGCCCATCATCAGCATGGCGACGCCGATGACCCAGTTGATCTCGCGGGGCTTGCGGAACGCACCCGTGAAGAAGACGCGGAGGCTGTGCGCCAGCATCGCGGCGAGGAACAGCGCGGCCGCCCAGTGGTGCATCTGGCGGACCAGCAGACCGCCGCGGATGTCGAAGGAGATCGCCAGGGTGGAGGCGAACGACTCCGACATCTGCACGCCGCGGAGCAGCTGGTAGGTGCCCTCGTACTCGATCTCGGCCATCGACGGCTTGTACCAGAACGAGAGGAACGTGCCGGTGATGAGCAGGATGATGAAGGAGTAGAGCGCGATCTCCCCGAGCAGGAACGACCAGTGGTCGGGGAAGACCTTGCGGATGAACGGGCGGCTCAGGGTCGCCAGACCCAGACGTTCGTCCGCCCACTTCGCCGGACCCGAGGCCGCCTTGAAGACGGGACCCAGCTCCTTCTGCGGGACGTGCGCCTCGACGGCCTTCTGGTCGTCGACGGTCGCGGCTGGCTTAGCCATCAGTGGTCATTCTCCCTTGTAGTCCCCGCGGGAGTCGCGCTCGAAGTAGCTCGGGCCGACCGGCACGGTGAATCCTTGACGCGCGACGAGGTAGCCCTCGGCGTCGGTGGTGATGGGCAGCTGCGGCAGCGCGCGCGCCGCCGGGCCGAAGACGACCAGGCCGGAGTCACCGAGGTCGAAGGTCGACTGGTGGCAGGGGCACAGGAGGTGGTGGGTCTGCTGCTCCCACAGGCTGATGGGGCAGCCCACGTGCGTGCAGATCTTGGAGTAGCAGAGGATCCCGCCGACCTGCCAGTCACGGCGCTCGTCGGGGATCTTGATGTCGTTCGGGTCCATCCGGACGATGATGATCGAGGCCTTGGCCTTTTCGGTCAGGAACTCGGTGCCGTGCAGCTCCTGCAGGTTCTCCGGCTGCGCGTTCACCAGCTGGCCGATGACCATCTCGCTGGCCTTGATCGGCTCGTAGGTGACGTCGTGGACCAGCCGGATGCCCTGCTTCCAGATCGTCGACTCGATCGTGGCCGCCCGCACCCGCTTGGTGGGCCAGGGGCCCAGGTCGGCGAAGCTGACGATCAGCGGCAGGCCCAGAGCGGCGAGCGCGCCGCCGAGGCTGTAGCCCAGCACCTTGCGGCGGCGGATCCGCGACTCGTCGGTGCCGGCGTCCAGCTCGCGCAGGACGTACTCGACGTCCTCCTTCGTGGAGGCCGCGCCGTGGCGGTGGTCGACCATCTCGTGGTCGTCCATGATCTGGCGGCCCCACTGGACCGCCCCGACGCCGATGAGCATCAGGGCCATGCCGGCGGTGAGGCCGAGGCCGAGGTTCTTGGCGTTGGTGCCCAGGAAGGCGGCCTCGCGGGGGACCGCGAAGTAGATGACGACGAACGCGATCGCCAGCACCGGCACGAGGCCGAACATGGTGGCCACCTGCCGGGTGGCGCGGTCGAAGGCCTTCTCGTCGACGTCGGTCAGCCGGGGCAGGTGCTCCGGGAGGCCGGGGTCGGGGACGGGGTAGCGCTCCGCGTCGCGGACGGTCTCGAGCTCGGCGCGCTGCTGCGCCTCCGAGTCGACCTCGTGGCCGCCCTCACGGGGAATCAGGTCGCTCACTTCGCCTTCGTTCCCTTCGCTGCGATCCAGACGGCGATGGCCGACAGCCCGCCGATGCCGATGATCCAGGACCAGAGGCCCTCGCTCACCGGGCCGAGCCCGCCGAGGGTCAGACCGCCCTGGCTGGGCTCCTCGTGCAGCGTGTTGAGGTAGGCGATGATCGCCCGCTTGTCCTCGGGCTTGAGCACGCCGTCGGAGAACACCGGCATCTGCTGCGGTCCGGTGATTAGCGCCTCGTAGATGTGCTGGTTGCTGACGCCGTAGAGCGAGGGGGCGTACTTGCCGCCCGGCAGCGCGCCGCCGGCGCCCTCGAAGTTGTGGCAGGCCGAGCAGTTGGTGCGGAAGAGCTCACCGCCGCGGGCGATGTCCTCCTCGCTGACGCCGGCCGGGTCGTACTGCGACGGGTCCGGGATCTCGGGGCCGGGGCCCAGCGTCGCGACGAAGGCGGCGAGCGCGGCCACCTCCTCGGGGGTGTACCGGTTCTGCTTCACGGGGGCCTGAGCCTCGGGGCGGGCCATCGGCATGCGGCCGGTCCCGACCTGGAACTCCACGGACGCGGCGCCGACGCCGGCCAGCGGCGGGCCCTGGATCTCCCCGCTGGCCTGGCCCTCGCCGTTCAGGCCGTGGCAGGAGGAGCAGCCGACGGCGAAGAGCGCGCGGCCCTCCTCCACCTGCTGGCTGGTGCCGGTGTCGGCTGAGGACTGGCCGGCGGGAGCCATCACCGTGTAGAGGGCGCCCATGACGAAGAGCCCCAGCACCAGCAGCAGCGCCTTGGCTGCCGGGTGCCGTCGTCGGGAGGACAGGAATCGCACGTGAAGGTCCCTCTCAGGATGATCGCTCTTGCTCTGCGGGGCTTGTCAGGTATTCGGTTGTGGGATGCGTGGCGGATGCGGCGCGGGGTCCGCGGATCCGGGTCAGCGCAGCAGGTAGATCACGCCGAAGAGAGCGATCCAGACGACGTCGACGAAGTGCCAGTAGTAGGACACCACGACAGCGCTGACGGCCTGCTCGTGGGTGAACGTCCGGGCCAGGTAGGTGCGGCCCAGCAGGAGCACGAAGGCGATCAGGCCGCCCGTGACGTGCAGCCCGTGGAAGCCCGTGGCCAGGTAGAACACCGAGCCGTAGACGTCGGAGGACAGGGTCAGGCCCTCCGAGATCAGCTCCGCGTACTCGAAGGTCTGGCCGCCGATGAAGAAGGCGCCCATGACGAAGGTGAGGATGTACCACTCGCGCAGGCCCCACTTGCCCAGCGCCAGCAGCCCGCCCGCGCGCGACACCTGGCCGCGCTCGGCGGCGAAGACGCCCATCTGGCAGGTGAAGGAGCTGGCCACCAGCACGCTCGTGTTGATGATGGCGAAGGGGACGTTGAGCATCTCGGTGCTCTGGTCCCACAGGCTCTCGAAGCCGCCACCCGCCGCCTGGGAGTTCGTCACGTTGCGGATCGTGAAGTACGCCGCGAACAGCGCCGCGAAGAACATCAGCTCCGAGGCGAGCCAGACGATGGTGCCGACGGCGACCATGTCCGGGCGGCCGGGACGAC
This window harbors:
- the qcrC gene encoding cytochrome bc1 complex diheme cytochrome c subunit codes for the protein MRFLSSRRRHPAAKALLLVLGLFVMGALYTVMAPAGQSSADTGTSQQVEEGRALFAVGCSSCHGLNGEGQASGEIQGPPLAGVGAASVEFQVGTGRMPMARPEAQAPVKQNRYTPEEVAALAAFVATLGPGPEIPDPSQYDPAGVSEEDIARGGELFRTNCSACHNFEGAGGALPGGKYAPSLYGVSNQHIYEALITGPQQMPVFSDGVLKPEDKRAIIAYLNTLHEEPSQGGLTLGGLGPVSEGLWSWIIGIGGLSAIAVWIAAKGTKAK
- the qcrA gene encoding cytochrome bc1 complex Rieske iron-sulfur subunit, with the translated sequence MIPREGGHEVDSEAQQRAELETVRDAERYPVPDPGLPEHLPRLTDVDEKAFDRATRQVATMFGLVPVLAIAFVVIYFAVPREAAFLGTNAKNLGLGLTAGMALMLIGVGAVQWGRQIMDDHEMVDHRHGAASTKEDVEYVLRELDAGTDESRIRRRKVLGYSLGGALAALGLPLIVSFADLGPWPTKRVRAATIESTIWKQGIRLVHDVTYEPIKASEMVIGQLVNAQPENLQELHGTEFLTEKAKASIIIVRMDPNDIKIPDERRDWQVGGILCYSKICTHVGCPISLWEQQTHHLLCPCHQSTFDLGDSGLVVFGPAARALPQLPITTDAEGYLVARQGFTVPVGPSYFERDSRGDYKGE
- the ctaE gene encoding aa3-type cytochrome oxidase subunit III, whose translation is MAIHTHAVSGSMTKPEGALHRIPQSRLRGRPGRPDMVAVGTIVWLASELMFFAALFAAYFTIRNVTNSQAAGGGFESLWDQSTEMLNVPFAIINTSVLVASSFTCQMGVFAAERGQVSRAGGLLALGKWGLREWYILTFVMGAFFIGGQTFEYAELISEGLTLSSDVYGSVFYLATGFHGLHVTGGLIAFVLLLGRTYLARTFTHEQAVSAVVVSYYWHFVDVVWIALFGVIYLLR
- the qcrB gene encoding cytochrome bc1 complex cytochrome b subunit; translation: MAKPAATVDDQKAVEAHVPQKELGPVFKAASGPAKWADERLGLATLSRPFIRKVFPDHWSFLLGEIALYSFIILLITGTFLSFWYKPSMAEIEYEGTYQLLRGVQMSESFASTLAISFDIRGGLLVRQMHHWAAALFLAAMLAHSLRVFFTGAFRKPREINWVIGVAMLMMGLIEGFAGYSLPDDLLSGTGLRFVDGLVRSIPLIGTWAEFFIFGGEFPGSLIVSRLYIVHVLLLPAIILGLIAAHLALVVYHKHTQFPGPGRNEGNVVGYPVFPVYAAKAGGFFFIVFGVLTLMGGLMQINPLWTYGPYNPAEVTAGSQPDWYMGFVEGGIRIMPNWEWHIGGTTWSWNVAIPGLGLMGLFFGLMAVYPFIEQWVTKDKSEHHIADRPRNAPTRTAFGVAAMTCYGMLWIGGGNDLVATQFRVSLNAVTYFLRVAVFVAPVLAFLITKRICIGLQRADQDRLLHGAETGIIERDPSGSYSERHAPISEGEAYTLTQHKQLPALLPAQDGDVKAKEMRIEQLRRRATRFYFIDDLRKPTRAELEEAAHHGHDDDHALTDGHDGNGNDNGHHSITSGTQQNVTHQ